The Streptomyces griseiscabiei genomic sequence AGCCGGATCTCATGTGCGCCAGGGGAGGGCCCTACATGAACGCCACCGTCTCCAACTTCTATTACGGCGCCGCGACCCCGGTCGCGGCCTATCTGATGGCCTGCCTCGGGGCGGCGCTCGGACTGCGGTGCACGACCCGGTCACTGAGACGCCCGCACCGCAGAGCCGGGTGGTTGACCCTGGGGGCCATATCCATCGGCTGCGGCATCTGGACCATGCACTTCATCGCCATGATCGGCTTCAGCGTCCAGGGCGCCCTGGTCAGCTACGACACGACGAAGACCCTGCTCAGCCTCGCGGTCGCCATCGCCGTCGTCGCGGTCGGCGTGTTCCTCGTCGGCTACCGGGGCGGTTCCCCGCTCACGCTGGCGACGGCCGGCGCGGTCACCGGGCTCGGTGTCGCGGCGATGCACTATCTCGGCATGGCCGCCGTGCACACCAACGGCACGCTGCACTACGCCATCCCGACGGTCGTCCTGTCCGTCGTCATCGCCGTCGCGGCCGCCACGGTGGCGCTGTGGGTGGTGGTCTCCATCCACACGCTGTGGGCCAGCATCGGGGCGAGCATGGTCATGGGGGTGGCCGTGACCGGAATGCACTACACCGGCATGGCCTCGGTCTCCGTCCACCTCACGGGCCGGTCCGCCGTCTCACAGTCCTCCGCCGACCTGCTGTCGTTCCTGCTGGCCATGCTCGCGGGGCCGCTCGTCGTCCTGCTGGTCGCCGCCGTCATCGTGATGTTCGACCCCGACATGGTGCTCGGCGACGCCGGGGACGAGCGCACGCCGCCCGCACCGCGCGCGGGCGACGCCGGCACCCCCGCGCGGCACCGGACCCCGTACGCCGGGACCCCCTACGACGGGACCCCGTACGACGGCCGTCCCTCCACCCGCATGGAGCGGTGAAGGGACGGCCGGGGGATCAGGCGTCGGGCTCCCCGGACGGGGAGTCGTGCCAGCGCGGGTCGGTCTCCCACTCCGCGTTGCGCTCCCGGGCCGTCTCCATGGCCCGGGTGGCTTCCTCACGGGAGGCGTAGGGGCCCATACGGTCCTTGCCGGGGCAGTCGGGCCCCTCTTCGACCTTCTTGTGCTCCAGGCAGTAGAACCACTCACCGGGCTTACCGACCGTGCGCCGCTTGAACAGGGGCATGACCTTCAGTTCCCTTCACCAGTCGTCACCGTCATGGTCCCCCACGGCCGCTGGTTAAACTCGCTGGCATGTCTGGCCAGTCGCTGCTCGCACCGGGGAAGCTCTCCCCCGCCCGCCCCGTGCCGGGGAACATCCGCCGACCCGAGTACGTGGGCAAGCCCGCCCCGACTCCGTACACCGGGCCGGAGGTGCAGACGCCCGAGACGGTCGAGGCGATGCGGACCGCCGGCCGGATCGCGGCGCGGGCGATGGCCGAGGCGGCGAAGCACATCGCCCCCGGGGTGACCACGGACGAGCTGGACCGGGTCGCGCACGAGTACATGTGCGACCACGGTGCCTACCCGTCGACGCTCGGCTACCGCGGCTATCCCAAGTCGCTGTGCACCTCGGTCAACGAGGTCATCTGCCACGGCATCCCCGACTCGACCGTGCTGAACGACGGCGACATCGTCAACCTGGACGTGACGGCGTACATCGGCGGCGTCCACGGCGACAACAACGCCACGTACCTGGTCGGCGACGTGGACGAGGAGTCGAGGCTGCTCGTGGAGCGGACCCGGGAGTCGCTGACCCGCGCCATCAAGGCGGTCAGGCCGGGGCGGCAGATCAACATCATCGGGCGGGTCATCGAGTCGTACGCGAAGCGGTTCGGGTACGGGGTCGTGCGCGACTTCACGGGGCACGGGATCAACTCGTCGTTCCACTCCGGGCTGATCGTCCCGCACTACGACTCCCCGCACGCCACGACCGTGATCCAGACCGGGATGACGTTCACGATCGAGCCGATGCTGACGCTCGGGTCGTACGACTACGACATGTGGGACGACGGCTGGACCGTCGTGACCAAGGACCGGAAGCGGACCGCGCAGTTCGAGCACACGCTCGTGGTGACGGAGACCGGCGCGGAGATCCTCACGCTGCCGTAGCTCCGCCGCCCCCGTCTCACCACAGCCCGCCGTCGCCTCCGGCCGACGGCGGGTTTTCCGTTGCGCGGATTCCCTGTGGGACTTGTGCGGATCCGGGGTAACGTTTTTACCGACAGGGAGTCGGGAACCTGTTGACTTAGGTAAGCCTAACCATAGAAAATGACCGCAGGTTCTCGTCCATCCCTCGTATCGGCCCGGAGGCCTTCATGCACGCGATGCCCGCGTCGGACAGTGACGCCACGGCGTTCTCCACGCTCATCCGCACCGCTTCGCACGAGCAGCACACCGAGGCGGAGTCCACGACGTTCATGGGCGACATGCTGGGCGGCAAACTCGGCGTCGAGGCGTACACGCGGTACACCGAGCAGCTGTGGTTCGTGTACGAGGCGCTGGAGGGCGCCGCGCCGGGGCTGGCCGATGACCCGGTCGCCGGGCCGTTCATCCGGCCCGAGCTGATGCGGCTGCCCGCGCTGGAGCGGGACCTGGAGCATCTGCGCGGCCCCGGCTGGCGGTCCACGCTCACGGCGCTCCCGGCGACCGAGGAGTACGCGGGGCGGGTGGCCGAGTGCGCGCGTACGTGGGCCGGGGGTTATGTGGCCCACCACTACACGCGGTATCTCGGGGACCTCTCGGGCGGGCAGATCATCCGGGACCGGGCGGAGAAGACGTGGGGGTTCGCCAAGAAGGGCGACGGGGTCCGGTTCTACGTGTTCGAGGAGATCGGCAACCCGGCCGCGTTCAAGCGGGGGTACCGGGAGCTGCTGGACGGGGTGCGGGCCGACGAGCTGGAGAAGCAGCGGATCGTGGGTGAGTGCAAGCGGGCGTTCGCGCTCAACACCGCGGTGTTTCTTGCCCTGGGGGACGAGTTTCCCTTGAGTGCGTAGGCGCTGCGCTTGCTTGGCCGTGGGGGTCGGGGGCGCTTGGGTCGTGGGCTCGGTGCGGGTGGGTGGGGGCTGGTCGCGCAGTTCCCCGCGCCCCTTAGAAGCAGGGGGCACCCCCTGCTTCGGCAAGCTCCCTAGCGCTCCAGGAAAACTCGTCCGCCAACCTCCACCCAGCCGTGTGGCTGC encodes the following:
- the map gene encoding type I methionyl aminopeptidase; the encoded protein is MSGQSLLAPGKLSPARPVPGNIRRPEYVGKPAPTPYTGPEVQTPETVEAMRTAGRIAARAMAEAAKHIAPGVTTDELDRVAHEYMCDHGAYPSTLGYRGYPKSLCTSVNEVICHGIPDSTVLNDGDIVNLDVTAYIGGVHGDNNATYLVGDVDEESRLLVERTRESLTRAIKAVRPGRQINIIGRVIESYAKRFGYGVVRDFTGHGINSSFHSGLIVPHYDSPHATTVIQTGMTFTIEPMLTLGSYDYDMWDDGWTVVTKDRKRTAQFEHTLVVTETGAEILTLP
- a CDS encoding biliverdin-producing heme oxygenase; this translates as MHAMPASDSDATAFSTLIRTASHEQHTEAESTTFMGDMLGGKLGVEAYTRYTEQLWFVYEALEGAAPGLADDPVAGPFIRPELMRLPALERDLEHLRGPGWRSTLTALPATEEYAGRVAECARTWAGGYVAHHYTRYLGDLSGGQIIRDRAEKTWGFAKKGDGVRFYVFEEIGNPAAFKRGYRELLDGVRADELEKQRIVGECKRAFALNTAVFLALGDEFPLSA
- a CDS encoding MHYT domain-containing protein; the encoded protein is MNATVSNFYYGAATPVAAYLMACLGAALGLRCTTRSLRRPHRRAGWLTLGAISIGCGIWTMHFIAMIGFSVQGALVSYDTTKTLLSLAVAIAVVAVGVFLVGYRGGSPLTLATAGAVTGLGVAAMHYLGMAAVHTNGTLHYAIPTVVLSVVIAVAAATVALWVVVSIHTLWASIGASMVMGVAVTGMHYTGMASVSVHLTGRSAVSQSSADLLSFLLAMLAGPLVVLLVAAVIVMFDPDMVLGDAGDERTPPAPRAGDAGTPARHRTPYAGTPYDGTPYDGRPSTRMER